In the Blautia coccoides genome, CCTGGGACACTGCCCCGGATCAGCCTCCTTTGACCACGTTGGTCTTCCACTTTCCGGAGAGCAGGAACCACAGGATCAATATAAGGCTTCCCGCAGACGCTGCGGGAGCACCGATCCCCACGCCCATGATTCCCATTCCCATAATGCTGCCAAAGAGAAAACTGGCCGGGATGCGCAGAAGCAGCGCGGAAAGCATGGAGTTCATCAGTGTAAATGTCGTGTGTCCTGTGGCAATAAACAGACCGTTCAGGCAGAAACACAGGGGCACAAGCAGATAGTCAAAGCTGAATGTGCTGATATATTCCACACCGATCCGTATCATCTCTGTATTGCTGCTGTCGAACATCCGCAGGATATCCTCCGGAAAGATCCTAACCAGAATAAAGATAAGATAACTGCACACCACTGCCGCCAAGGTTCCCACTCTGCATGTCTTCTTCACTCTGTCCCACTGCCCTGCACCCACATTCTGGGCACACATAGTAGAGATAGAGCTTCCCATGGCCACTGCGGGCATAATGGCAAATCCATTGAATTTTCCCACCACTCCCACTGCCGCAGATGCATTGACACCGCCGATGGAATTTACCAGTGCGGTAATAATCAGGAAAGAAAAACTGGTCACACCGTTCTGGATGGCCGCCGGGGTACCGATCTTGAAGATCATCTCCAGTTCATGTTTATAAATACGAAAGGAGGAAGGCCGGAAGTCAAATACAAATCCGTTCCTTACCATATAGATAATACACAGTATCATACTCAGCGCCTGAGAAAACACAGTGGCCACTGCAGCACCGAATGCCCCCCAGCCAAGTCCTGCAACCAGTACCAGGTCCAGGATAATGTTAGTCACACATGCGATCAGCACAAAATAAAAGGGCCTTTTGCTGTCACCCATGCCCCTCATCACTGCGGATAACACGTTATAGCCGAAAATAAAAATAATACCGGTCAATGTCACGGTCAGGTAACGGCTGGCTTCCTCAAAAGATTCCTCCGGCGTCCGGATCCACCCCAGTATCTGTGTTTTCAGAAGAAGGGAAATCACTGTGATGATCACCGCAGCGC is a window encoding:
- a CDS encoding MATE family efflux transporter, with the translated sequence MSSFEKDLSKGNVVKQLILFAVPFLVSNIIQSCYNVADMLIVGNFSGTVSMSGVNIGGQVTFILTNIVVGLCTGGTVLIAQYLGAQKREEMRRAVATLMTTLICAAVIITVISLLLKTQILGWIRTPEESFEEASRYLTVTLTGIIFIFGYNVLSAVMRGMGDSKRPFYFVLIACVTNIILDLVLVAGLGWGAFGAAVATVFSQALSMILCIIYMVRNGFVFDFRPSSFRIYKHELEMIFKIGTPAAIQNGVTSFSFLIITALVNSIGGVNASAAVGVVGKFNGFAIMPAVAMGSSISTMCAQNVGAGQWDRVKKTCRVGTLAAVVCSYLIFILVRIFPEDILRMFDSSNTEMIRIGVEYISTFSFDYLLVPLCFCLNGLFIATGHTTFTLMNSMLSALLLRIPASFLFGSIMGMGIMGVGIGAPAASAGSLILILWFLLSGKWKTNVVKGG